The nucleotide window AGCACCGCGAGGATGACCACGAGAAGGTCGCACCGTGGCATTGTAGCCCAGAGTGGCCCGGGTCTCGGCGGCAGGGTCGTTGATCTATATCGATCGCGACGTTATCATCGCGGATCACGAGCCAAACGATGACCCAGGAAATGGACGGGCGCGATGTTACGCGGTTCACGATCAAACGTCGACTCGGTTGGATCTATCTTGGGTGGTGAAAGCAAGGCCTAGGCTAGTCCCAGTTACGCAAGTTCTGTTCGATGCACATTCGGATTTTTTCGTCACGTCGGAAGACACTGCACCTCGCGACGTCGGTACCTGCCCGCCGCCGAATTTGATAACGGTACATCGGAAACCGGTCATCGAGTGCACCACGAATGAGTATCACACAACACGTTTCTGACTGGTTTTATTTGGTCAATACATTCCGCTGAGATCGAATGTGCCAAATGGACGTTGCAAAACAGCCAGCTGTGCGACTTATCTAAACACAGGTGGATCGCGTATACAACGGTATTTACAAGGGTCGGTGACGTtcgaattttaagctaattttTTCTTAACAAGTTTTACTGTATATACAAATGCGTTATGCACCACGCTAACCTTTGGAAAGCGTGttttatttgacaatttttagaATCGTATTATTTGAGCTTGCTGAGATTTAGTGGCTTTGAAACGCTGGGTCACAGTGGACCTGAACACTATCATCCAAGGATTAATCTCTTGAAAATGTGAGGTAGTAAACTAATAAGAAATATTTGTAATTGTTAATTCGCTGATAAAGTGAGTCTGAAAGAACTGGTTTCATATAATTCTAATTGAACAATATTTATGCTCATGTGGCTGTCGCTAAATTAGTTTTGTAACATTGTAAACTGCACAGTGGCACTCCAGTCTTTGAGCATGAATACTTTTTCGGGTTCTTGCACTCGTTCACGCCGCAAAGTATCGGAAACGGAGGAACTTTCCTGAAAATAGAAAATTGTACGATGTTGGACGTTTGAAATTTTGATGTTAAACGTTTCGAGTAAATTACTACTCACCCCTGAGTAGGCTGTAATGGGAAATCCTCTCCTGGCGGCAAGGATATTGAACTCCTTTCAACCGTTAAACGATATGTGATTAAAGGAACTTGCCTCCTGGAAGGTTTTCCTTTACTAATAACTTTGGAAGCTTTAGATTCTTGTTTCTTCAATAGCCTTTCCATTGTTTTTTTCTGTAGACATGAAAGTAATTAGATCGAAGCGAATAATTTGATTAGatgaaatataagaaatataccttatctttctctctcttctcatcGGCCAGTTGCTTTCTTTTTAATGACTTTAGAGCAGCCTTTTGTATAGCTTCTGCTGTCATAACTTTTTCTTTGTAACCAGTTGGTAGTGACATAAGTTGTTCCACGCCTGCGTGCGGTTCTGTATCAGTCTTCCTTTCAAACATGGCTCTTTGACGGGCTGTCATTAATTTTGGATCCTTTGGTTTAATTTTCTTTAACTCATCGTCAACCTAGAACAGACTGAATTTATAGATTTTTGTTAGGCTAATAGAATTTGTAAACACGTTTATAAATTTACTTCTTCCAGTTTTCCAGACTCAATAGCATCAAGCCAGCGCTCCTCTTCGCTGCTGGTACCACTGTCTTTACCTTTATTGCCCTTCAGTACTTTTTTCTTCGCCGTGGCTTTTGGTGATGGTGCAGTACTTGAACCAGCAACACTGAGATTAGCTGTCTTTAGTACTTTCTCACGAGGCTTCTCTAATCTATAATACAGTAGGACATTATATTGTTTTCTCATTTACATGTTTATGCTTACTGATCAAACATATTCTTATTTTACTTACCCTTTATCATCATCCTTTtttattttaactctaaatgcTTTCTTCTTTTCCGTTTCAACGCAGACATTGACAAAACTTTCACCCTCATCGTGTGCTGGTTTCTTCTTCTTATGTTTCTTGTGTTTGTGCTTTTTGTGCCTCTTTTGTGGAGATATTTCGTTAGTTTCTAAAAAGATATTAACACTATAAGCATGAAAATCTTTACAAGACAAATGAAACTGAACATGAATACATATTCCGATTTTTaaatttcccgcaaaatatttTCATGTTAGATGCCAGCCTGGATTTTAGTCGGCGATGACGCTTCAGTTTGTTGACTATCTCAAATGTACTTAACTAACCTCAACGacgaaattgaaaaataaagtgACAGTAATTAATCAATTTGACTGTTGTTActtaaagaaaatattaatcgTTCACGATACAGGAAAGCGTGCCTACAGTTATATCTTCGTCTGTGCTTATATCTTTCATCTTACCCATTTTATCGACTGGCAAAGCCGCTTCAAATGTCAAAGCAATAAATTGTTGAAAACGCTGTGTGCTACATACAGTGTGCTCCTCACTATATGAGCCCTTGCTTCTACATGTATATTATTCTAAGAACTCATTAACTATTACGTTAATATGTTTCGCGGTGTTGTCATCTATATTTTTCACATGACATCGATACAATAGATTCTCC belongs to Megalopta genalis isolate 19385.01 chromosome 1, iyMegGena1_principal, whole genome shotgun sequence and includes:
- the LOC117229327 gene encoding INO80 complex subunit B, coding for METNEISPQKRHKKHKHKKHKKKKPAHDEGESFVNVCVETEKKKAFRVKIKKDDDKGLEKPREKVLKTANLSVAGSSTAPSPKATAKKKVLKGNKGKDSGTSSEEERWLDAIESGKLEEVDDELKKIKPKDPKLMTARQRAMFERKTDTEPHAGVEQLMSLPTGYKEKVMTAEAIQKAALKSLKRKQLADEKREKDKKKTMERLLKKQESKASKVISKGKPSRRQVPLITYRLTVERSSISLPPGEDFPLQPTQGKVPPFPILCGVNECKNPKKYSCSKTGVPLCSLQCYKTNLATAT